The window CGCGCGCCATCGGCGTCGAGCGCGTGCTGGCGCTCACGGCTACGGCCACCCCCGCCGTGGTGGACGACATCTGCACCACCTTCGGCATCGACCGCGACGCGGCGGTGGTCACCGGCTTCCATCGCCCCAACCTGTTCCTTTCCACCGTTCCCACCGAGGCGGCGCGGCGCGATGACGTGCTGGTGGACCGGGTGCGCGGGCGCGCGCCGGGGGCGGGCATCGTGTACGTGACGCTGCAGAAGACGGCCGAGCGGGTCGCCAAGGTGCTGGCGGACGCGGGCGTGCCGGCCATGGCCTACCATGCGGGGATGGAGGCGGAGGACCGCACGCGGGTGCAGGAGTGGTGGAAGGGGTCCGACCGGGCCGTGGTGGTGGCGACCATCGCCTTCGGAATGGGGATCGACAAGGCCGACGTGCGCTACGTCTATCACTACAACCTGCCCAAGGGGATCGAAAGCTACAGCCAGGAGATCGGCCGGGCGGGGCGTGACGGGCTGCCCTCGACGGTGGAGATGCTGGGCAGCCGCGAAGACGTGTCGACGCTGGAGAACTTCGCCTTCGGCGACACGCCCGACCGCGAGTCGCTGCGCGGGCTGCTGGCCGACGTGGCGGCGGCGGAGGGCACGTTCGACGTGGCGCCGCGCGCATTGAGCCTGAAGCACGACATCCGCGAGCTGGTGCAGCGCACGGCGCTCACCTACCTGGAGCTGCTGGGCGTGCTTCGGCAGGGTACGCCGTTCTACGCCGGCTACAAGATGAAGCCGCTGGTGTCCGTTCCCGAGATCGTGGGCCGCTTCTCCGGCGAGCGCGCGCAGTTCGTGGAGGGGATCTTCAAGCGCGCCAGGTTCGGCCGCAGCTGGTACACGCTGGACCTGGAGGGCGCCGAGCCCGACCAGCGCAGCCGCATCGTTCGCGCGGTGGACTGGCTGGGCGAGCAGGGGCTGGCCGAGGTCACGGCGAGCGATCTGCGGCTTCGCTTCCACAAGCTCGTGGCGCGCCCCGACGTCGATGCCCTAGCCGACGCGCTGCTGGAGCGCTTCGTGGCGCGGGAGCAGTCGGAGGTGGAGCGAATCGCGCTGATGGGGCAGCTGGTGGAGCGCGACGGGTGCCAGACCAACTTCGTGCTGGAGTACTTCGGCGAGGGTGGCCACGCGCCGTGCGGCCACTGCACGTGGTGCCAGACGGGGCACGCGTCCGTCTTTCCCCCGCTTCCGCCGGCGCCGCCCATCGAGCGGATGGTGGACGTGGCGGAGTTCCGCGCCCTGTGCGCCGCGCAGCCGGAGGCGCTGGCCACGCCGCGGCGCCGCGCGCGGTTCCTGTGCGGGCTCACCAGCCCCGCCATCGGCGCGGCGCGCCTGGGCCGCAACCGCCTGTTCGGCGCGCTGGAAGAACGGCGCTTTCCCGAAGTGCTGGCCTGGTGCGAATCCCATCTGTGAGGACGAGTACAGGCTGACGGCCGGCGAAAACGTGGGATGGTGCACTCCTTGCCCGCCCCGCGGCGGGGATCCCAGGGAGAACGCGAACGGGAGGGGCGGATGGCCGAGGACAAGACACCCACACCCATGGCGCGGGGCCCCGTGCCCGCCGACGCCGTGGCGCGGCACCCGACCGGCCCGATGGGCCAGGTGAGGCCCGAGCACCTGTATCGCGCCGTGCTGCTGGGTTTTCTGCTGGCGCTGCTGTACCGCTACTTCGACCCGCTCACCCGCGTGTTCCTGATGGTGTACGCGGCGGTCATCATCGCCATCGGGCTCAACGGGCTGCGCGCGCTCATCCCCGTGCAGCGCAAGTGGATGGCGGCGGGGGTGGGGGTGGTGGTCATCGGCGGGCTGGTGGCGCTGCTGGCGTGGGGAACGCCGCTGCTGGTGGGGCAGGTGAAGGACCTCGCCTCGCAGGGCCCCGCCATGGAGCAGCAGATCACCAGTTGGGAGGAGTGGCTGCACACCCGCATGGGAATGCAGGTGAACATCCCCAGCCCGTCGCAGCTGTTCTCGGGTGGCGGCGGGGGTGGCGGCGCCGCAAAGGTGATGGGTCAGGCGGCGAGCGTGCTGGAGATCCTGTTCGTGCCGCTGGTGCTGTTCTTCGGCGCCCTGTTCGCGCTGGCCAGCCCCAACGACCACCTGCTGACCCCCATGATGCGGGTGATGCCCGAAGGGCTGCGCCTGGCCTGGTACCGCATCTTCCAGCTGCTGGGCGAGCGGATCATGGGGTGGCTGAAGGGCGTGGGGACGGCGATGGTGGGCGTGGGCGCGCTGAGCGTGGTGGCGTTCTACCTGATCGGCGTGCCCAACGCGCTGCTGCTGGGGCTGTTGAACGGGCTGCTGGAGTTCATTCCACTCGCCGGCCCGTGGATCGGCGGGCTGTCCGCGACGATGGTGGCGTTCCTGGTGGATCCGACCAAGGGGATGTGGACGGCCATCGCGGCGCTGGCCATCCAGCAGATCGAGGCCAACATCATCACGCCGTGGGCCATGTCGCACAACGCCGAGATCCACCCGTTCGTCACCCTGTTCGCCCTGGTGCTGTTCGGCAGCCTGTTCGGCTTTCTGGGCGTGCTGCTGGCGCTGCCGCTGGTGCTGCTGGTGTGGACTCTGGTGCAGGTGCTGTGGGTGGAGCGCGCGATCGACACCGACCGCGAGCGCATTCAGCCCGTGGTTCCCGAGTAGCGCGCGGACGGACCCCGGACGTTCGATCCGCGCGCCGCGTCGTTCACCTGAGCGAGACGATCCGATGACCCAACCCCGTGAGCTGCCGCTGGGCGCCACGCTGCGCATCATCCGCATGGCGTTCCTGGGCGGCGTCTTCCTCTTTGGAGTGGCGGTCACCTTCCTGGTGGGCCGCGACGGGCCCCGCGCCCCCGAACGGGCGGCTACCATGCAGGTGATGAACATCATCTTCATCGTCGCGGCCGCGGGGGGAATCCTGTGGATTCAGCGCAAGCACGCCGCGGAGCAGGACCCCGTCGCACGCAAGTCGCTGAACATCGCGGCGTGGGCGTTCGGGGAGGCCACGGCCCTCTGTGGCGCCGTTCACTATCTGCTGGTGGGCAGCCCCATCCCCTACCTGGTGGGGCTGGGGATGATGCTGGCCGCCTTCGCCCTGGTGCCCATCCGCGACTAATCCCATGCCGGATGCCACCGCGCGCTTCTCCGACCGCGTCGCCGACTACGTCCGCTACCGCCCTGGCTATCCGGACGAGGTGATCCGCGTGCTTCGCGACGAGACGGGGCTGGCGCCGGTGCACGTGGTGGCGGACGTGGGATCGGGGACGGGAATTTCGTCCAGGATCTTCCTTGACCAGGGCAACCGGGTGTTCGCCGTGGAGCCCAACCCCGACATGCGCGCCGCCGCCGAGACGATGCTGGGCGGCGACCCGCGCTTCCGCAGCGTGGCGGGAACGGCGGAAGCGTCCACCCTCGCCGCCGCGGCGGTTGACTATGCCGTGGCGGGCCAGGCATTCCACTGGTTCGACGCGCCCCGTGCGCGCGACGAGTTCCGGCGCATCGTGCGGCCGGGCGGCTGGGCGGTGCTGCTGTGGAATGCGCGGCGGACGGACACCTCGCCGTTCCTGCGCGCGTACGAGGCGCTGCTGCACGAGCACGGGACGGACTACACGTCGGTGAACCACGAGAACATCACCGACGACACCCTGCGGGCGTTCTTTGGCGGCTCGTACACGCTGCGGACGGCATACAACGAGCAGGTGTTCGACTATGACGGCTTGAAGGGACGGCTGCTCTCGTCGTCGTACGCGCCCAACGAGGGCCATCCCGGCCACGCGCCGATGATGCGCGCACTGGAGCGGGTCTTCGGCGAGCACCAGGTGGACGGGCGCGTGGTCTTCGAATACGACACCAAGATCTACTTCGCCCCGGTGCATCGCGGCTGAGAGGGAGAACTTCGATCGGGTTCGACAGGGATCAGCGCATGCCTCGGCCGCCCCTCTCCCGGCCTCTCCCCCATAAACCCCCATGGGGGAGAGGAGAATTCGATTGCGCTCCGGCTGGCCCTGCGCACTCAACTGGCTCCCTTCCCCCGCGGCTGTTTGCGGGGGAAGGGCTGGGGATGGGGGGGCCGGCCCGAGCACCGGGCCTGCCTCGTCGCACCAAAGTCCGAAGTGTACAACCCTCTCCCGCTTGCGGGAGAGGG is drawn from Longimicrobium sp. and contains these coding sequences:
- a CDS encoding AI-2E family transporter, which codes for MAEDKTPTPMARGPVPADAVARHPTGPMGQVRPEHLYRAVLLGFLLALLYRYFDPLTRVFLMVYAAVIIAIGLNGLRALIPVQRKWMAAGVGVVVIGGLVALLAWGTPLLVGQVKDLASQGPAMEQQITSWEEWLHTRMGMQVNIPSPSQLFSGGGGGGGAAKVMGQAASVLEILFVPLVLFFGALFALASPNDHLLTPMMRVMPEGLRLAWYRIFQLLGERIMGWLKGVGTAMVGVGALSVVAFYLIGVPNALLLGLLNGLLEFIPLAGPWIGGLSATMVAFLVDPTKGMWTAIAALAIQQIEANIITPWAMSHNAEIHPFVTLFALVLFGSLFGFLGVLLALPLVLLVWTLVQVLWVERAIDTDRERIQPVVPE
- a CDS encoding class I SAM-dependent methyltransferase — translated: MPDATARFSDRVADYVRYRPGYPDEVIRVLRDETGLAPVHVVADVGSGTGISSRIFLDQGNRVFAVEPNPDMRAAAETMLGGDPRFRSVAGTAEASTLAAAAVDYAVAGQAFHWFDAPRARDEFRRIVRPGGWAVLLWNARRTDTSPFLRAYEALLHEHGTDYTSVNHENITDDTLRAFFGGSYTLRTAYNEQVFDYDGLKGRLLSSSYAPNEGHPGHAPMMRALERVFGEHQVDGRVVFEYDTKIYFAPVHRG
- a CDS encoding ATP-dependent DNA helicase RecQ; this encodes MAPNSASPDTLSAAASPEQVLHERFGLPEFRPGQRRVIDALLERGGALAVFPTGGGKSLCYQLPALLLPGVTVVVSPLIALMKDQIDYLRGRGIEAARLDSSLSRDEAASVERGLRNGTLKLLYVAPERFNNERFLDQLGRARISLFAVDEAHCISQWGHNFRPDYLKLAETARAIGVERVLALTATATPAVVDDICTTFGIDRDAAVVTGFHRPNLFLSTVPTEAARRDDVLVDRVRGRAPGAGIVYVTLQKTAERVAKVLADAGVPAMAYHAGMEAEDRTRVQEWWKGSDRAVVVATIAFGMGIDKADVRYVYHYNLPKGIESYSQEIGRAGRDGLPSTVEMLGSREDVSTLENFAFGDTPDRESLRGLLADVAAAEGTFDVAPRALSLKHDIRELVQRTALTYLELLGVLRQGTPFYAGYKMKPLVSVPEIVGRFSGERAQFVEGIFKRARFGRSWYTLDLEGAEPDQRSRIVRAVDWLGEQGLAEVTASDLRLRFHKLVARPDVDALADALLERFVAREQSEVERIALMGQLVERDGCQTNFVLEYFGEGGHAPCGHCTWCQTGHASVFPPLPPAPPIERMVDVAEFRALCAAQPEALATPRRRARFLCGLTSPAIGAARLGRNRLFGALEERRFPEVLAWCESHL